A section of the Deinococcus sp. LM3 genome encodes:
- a CDS encoding response regulator, with protein MPERPFHLLLVDDEFADAELFTEIFLEAFPDVHIHHVLNGREALDYLAGPATVRPDLIILDLNMPVMNGHEFLQQAKAHDTHRSIPVLVLSTSAGVQDVQRSYHNFASGYAVKPSSYQDLKALIDRISGYWKGAVVLPRIEQLTG; from the coding sequence ATGCCCGAACGCCCCTTCCATCTCCTTCTGGTCGACGACGAATTCGCGGACGCCGAACTGTTCACCGAGATCTTCCTCGAAGCCTTCCCAGACGTCCATATTCACCATGTCCTCAACGGACGGGAAGCCCTCGACTACCTCGCCGGTCCCGCAACGGTGCGCCCTGACCTGATCATCCTCGACCTCAACATGCCGGTCATGAACGGCCACGAGTTCCTGCAGCAGGCCAAGGCACACGACACCCACCGCAGCATCCCCGTCCTCGTCCTGTCCACCTCAGCCGGCGTTCAGGACGTGCAGCGCTCCTACCACAACTTCGCCAGCGGCTACGCCGTCAAACCGTCGTCCTACCAGGATCTCAAGGCCCTCATCGACCGGATCAGTGGCTACTGGAAAGGCGCCGTGGTTCTCCCGCGCATCGAACAGCTCACCGGCTGA
- a CDS encoding VRR-NUC domain-containing protein, which yields MPFDEAFLREYRRKHPHLFPEEAQPQPPPAPAPPRDNGYPNEAAFQAAAVRELTALGWHVQESLKGSQRGGPVWYTAGWPDLVLYLPDGRRRLWFAELKQPGNKPSDDQLACHARLRAAGFRVVVAYTLAELLAAEQEERA from the coding sequence GTGCCGTTCGACGAGGCCTTCCTGCGCGAGTACCGCCGGAAGCACCCGCACCTGTTCCCCGAGGAAGCCCAGCCCCAGCCGCCGCCCGCGCCGGCCCCGCCGCGCGACAACGGGTACCCGAACGAGGCGGCGTTCCAGGCGGCCGCCGTGCGGGAACTCACCGCACTCGGCTGGCACGTCCAGGAATCGCTGAAAGGCAGTCAGCGAGGCGGGCCGGTCTGGTACACCGCCGGCTGGCCGGACCTGGTGCTGTACCTCCCGGACGGCCGGCGGCGCCTGTGGTTCGCGGAACTCAAACAACCCGGCAACAAACCCAGCGACGACCAGCTCGCCTGCCACGCCCGCCTGCGGGCCGCCGGGTTCCGCGTGGTCGTCGCGTACACCCTGGCCGAGCTGCTGGCCGCCGAGCAGGAGGAACGCGCGTGA
- a CDS encoding metallophosphoesterase, with amino-acid sequence MGDIHGRLDLLDAALAAFPDRHIVLLGDYVDRGPDSAQVIARVRQLVESHRATALRGNHDQMLIDATLHGQGHALWEMNGGDTTTDSYYGDYAALLADAQWMDEHLLPHTTIGSTLYAHAMRPDPTGHDQDAHLWGRPDGETPFHPLPPGVTHSVHGHTVMRYGPVAHQLTDRTVAWFIDTGAVFFGTLTALDTATWTPATIQLPAPHPIRVTP; translated from the coding sequence ATCGGCGACATCCACGGCCGCCTGGACCTCCTCGACGCCGCCCTCGCCGCCTTCCCAGACCGGCACATCGTCCTGCTCGGCGATTACGTCGACCGTGGCCCCGACAGCGCCCAGGTGATCGCCCGGGTGCGCCAGTTGGTGGAATCCCACCGCGCCACCGCCCTGCGCGGCAACCATGACCAGATGCTCATCGACGCTACCCTCCACGGCCAGGGGCACGCCCTCTGGGAAATGAACGGCGGCGACACCACCACTGACAGCTACTACGGCGATTACGCCGCCCTGCTCGCCGACGCCCAGTGGATGGACGAACACCTCCTCCCCCACACCACCATCGGCAGCACCCTGTACGCGCACGCCATGCGCCCGGACCCCACCGGACATGACCAGGACGCCCACCTCTGGGGCCGCCCGGACGGCGAGACGCCCTTCCACCCCCTTCCCCCCGGCGTCACGCACAGCGTCCACGGGCACACCGTCATGCGGTACGGCCCCGTCGCCCACCAGCTTACCGACCGGACCGTCGCGTGGTTCATCGACACCGGCGCCGTGTTCTTCGGGACGCTCACCGCCCTCGACACGGCCACGTGGACGCCCGCCACCATCCAGTTGCCCGCCCCGCACCCCATCCGGGTCACCCCATGA
- a CDS encoding phage antirepressor KilAC domain-containing protein has translation MNDTLQTFKFGLFDLRVHLIDQQPWFLLGDVCRALSLSNPSMVAQRLQPHQRSKLSLGRQGDAIIINESALYRIVMRSDSPHAEPFQVWVTEEVLPSIRQTGAYTLPAAQEIDPLTFAERYVEAERARRALAEENAALAPQAQQFQTLMSADGTYSMDAAAKILGSGEKRLFTVLRDRQILMDRHRSGVENLNIPYQQYLDRGYFVVKTNAAPDGKHLSRTTRVTPKGLAWLDRQMRAQRLLPPPPPTGSAALPGVDA, from the coding sequence ATGAACGACACCCTTCAGACCTTCAAGTTCGGTCTGTTCGACCTGCGCGTGCACTTGATCGACCAGCAGCCCTGGTTCCTGCTGGGAGACGTCTGCCGCGCCCTGAGCCTCAGCAACCCGAGCATGGTGGCGCAGCGACTCCAGCCGCATCAACGGTCTAAGCTCAGCTTAGGTCGTCAGGGCGACGCCATCATCATCAACGAAAGCGCCCTGTACCGCATCGTGATGCGCAGCGACTCCCCGCACGCCGAGCCCTTCCAGGTGTGGGTGACGGAGGAGGTGCTGCCCTCCATCCGGCAGACCGGCGCGTACACTCTGCCGGCGGCGCAGGAGATCGACCCGCTGACCTTCGCGGAGCGGTACGTGGAGGCCGAGCGGGCCCGCCGCGCCCTGGCGGAAGAGAACGCAGCGCTGGCTCCGCAGGCCCAGCAGTTCCAGACGCTGATGTCGGCGGACGGCACGTACAGCATGGACGCGGCCGCAAAGATCCTCGGATCCGGGGAGAAGCGACTGTTCACGGTCCTGCGCGACCGGCAGATCCTGATGGACCGCCACCGCAGCGGCGTGGAGAACCTCAACATTCCCTACCAGCAGTACCTGGACCGGGGGTATTTCGTGGTGAAGACGAACGCGGCACCGGACGGGAAGCACCTGTCGCGCACGACCCGCGTCACGCCGAAGGGCTTGGCGTGGCTGGACCGGCAGATGCGCGCTCAGCGCCTCCTGCCGCCGCCCCCGCCGACTGGGTCAGCGGCTCTGCCGGGTGTTGACGCGTGA
- a CDS encoding helix-turn-helix domain-containing protein: MEHNHTLEHAAAALTQLPAAAREWLSPIRDDDQLDRALEAQAYLGRLVAGDLHHPLAPIYAGLIEKIQAYETEHFPTEPTPPHVMLGFLMDQQGVRQHELAQRMQLHQSNVSRLVSGHKVFTADLIKQLSEIFKVPPAVFIG; encoded by the coding sequence ATGGAACACAACCACACGCTTGAACACGCCGCCGCCGCACTCACGCAACTGCCTGCCGCCGCCCGCGAATGGCTTTCACCTATCCGTGACGATGACCAGCTCGACCGCGCCCTTGAAGCGCAGGCGTACCTGGGCCGCCTGGTGGCCGGGGATCTGCACCACCCGCTGGCGCCCATCTACGCGGGTCTGATCGAGAAGATCCAGGCGTACGAGACGGAACACTTCCCCACGGAACCGACTCCGCCGCACGTGATGCTGGGCTTCCTGATGGATCAGCAGGGCGTCCGGCAGCACGAACTCGCGCAGCGGATGCAGCTGCACCAGAGCAACGTCAGCCGGCTCGTCAGCGGCCATAAGGTGTTCACGGCGGACCTGATCAAGCAGCTGAGCGAGATCTTCAAAGTGCCCCCTGCTGTCTTCATCGGCTGA
- a CDS encoding peroxiredoxin, producing the protein MAFSTGDHVPSFTARRDDGQTFQFNQGRWTVLYFFPKTATTHCQLQARQYQAHLSAFRELGAEVIGVNGDPRREQVQFRDLCRLDYPLLNDQSQALSREFDLLDEVWPGESVPRPRRETFLIGPDGVIRRHWKAVDPGQDAPSVLGALRELQEETTHLLT; encoded by the coding sequence ATGGCTTTTTCTACCGGTGATCACGTTCCTTCGTTCACAGCCCGCCGAGATGACGGTCAGACGTTCCAGTTCAACCAGGGAAGGTGGACGGTTCTGTACTTCTTCCCGAAGACCGCCACCACCCACTGCCAGTTGCAGGCACGCCAGTACCAGGCTCACCTGTCGGCCTTCCGTGAGTTGGGCGCGGAGGTGATCGGCGTGAACGGTGACCCGCGGCGGGAGCAGGTGCAGTTCCGGGATCTGTGCCGGTTGGACTACCCGCTGCTGAACGATCAGTCACAGGCTCTCAGTCGTGAATTCGACCTGCTGGACGAGGTGTGGCCGGGAGAAAGTGTGCCGCGGCCGCGGCGGGAGACGTTCCTGATCGGCCCGGACGGCGTGATTCGCCGTCACTGGAAGGCGGTGGATCCGGGCCAGGACGCACCGTCGGTCCTCGGGGCCCTTCGGGAACTGCAGGAGGAGACGACGCACCTGCTGACCTGA
- a CDS encoding ATP-binding protein, producing MPSHGTLPSRFAIAAFDALSAHVAILDSNGTVAAVNRAWANFARENGGSSGLGSNYLDICASANGPDQDDALTIMVGIQDVLRADADVFEMEYPCHSPTEQRHFVARVTRFEQDGQTYAVVAHENITRRKLAELEVRLLNQTLEARVQRRTQELEASRRELSRQNRELAARNDELSQFASVASHDLQEPLRTLSLHADMLQVRYRGRQLDERADRSLSHIVGQAARARRLVQDILTMADITAAPVTVQLNLKTLLPHILETLRWPEDRPLRCENLPLVQANPGQVRQLLTNLLGNALKFSVGRELNVTLSGTQEGDQVTFEVADGGVGIAEEYAEQVFEMFRRLQNRTESGGNGIGLAVCRKVVERHGGRIWITGNDRGGTSVHFTLPAWTPDAEPTPNSP from the coding sequence ATGCCCAGCCACGGCACCCTCCCCAGCCGCTTCGCGATCGCTGCTTTCGATGCGCTGTCCGCCCACGTGGCCATCCTCGACAGCAACGGCACGGTCGCTGCCGTCAACCGTGCCTGGGCGAACTTCGCCCGGGAGAACGGCGGGAGCAGCGGCCTGGGAAGCAACTACCTCGACATCTGCGCCAGCGCGAACGGCCCGGATCAGGACGACGCCCTCACCATCATGGTGGGCATCCAGGACGTCCTCCGGGCAGACGCCGACGTGTTCGAAATGGAGTACCCCTGCCACTCCCCCACCGAACAGCGGCACTTCGTGGCGCGCGTCACGCGCTTCGAGCAGGACGGTCAGACGTACGCCGTGGTTGCCCACGAGAACATCACGCGCCGCAAACTCGCCGAGCTGGAGGTCCGCCTGCTGAACCAGACCCTCGAGGCCAGGGTGCAGCGCCGCACGCAAGAACTCGAAGCCAGCCGCCGGGAGTTGAGCCGGCAGAACCGTGAGCTCGCCGCGCGCAACGACGAGCTCAGCCAGTTCGCGTCCGTCGCCTCCCACGACCTGCAGGAGCCGCTGCGGACCCTCAGTCTGCACGCTGACATGCTCCAGGTCCGGTACCGGGGGCGTCAGCTGGATGAACGCGCCGACCGCTCGCTGAGTCACATCGTCGGTCAGGCCGCCCGCGCCCGCCGGCTCGTACAGGACATCCTCACCATGGCCGACATCACCGCGGCGCCCGTGACCGTTCAGCTGAACCTGAAAACCCTGCTGCCGCACATTCTGGAAACGCTGCGGTGGCCTGAAGACCGGCCGCTGCGCTGCGAGAACCTGCCCCTCGTGCAGGCCAACCCCGGCCAGGTGCGTCAACTGTTGACCAATCTGCTCGGGAACGCCCTGAAGTTCAGTGTCGGCCGGGAACTCAATGTCACCCTCTCAGGCACGCAGGAGGGTGATCAGGTGACGTTCGAAGTGGCGGACGGGGGTGTGGGGATCGCGGAGGAATACGCGGAGCAGGTGTTCGAGATGTTCCGCCGCCTTCAGAACCGCACGGAGTCCGGTGGGAACGGGATCGGGCTGGCGGTCTGCCGGAAAGTGGTGGAGCGGCATGGCGGCCGTATCTGGATCACCGGGAACGACCGGGGCGGGACGAGCGTTCACTTCACCCTGCCGGCCTGGACGCCAGACGCTGAACCCACGCCGAACTCTCCCTGA
- a CDS encoding type II toxin-antitoxin system HigB family toxin yields MNVLAKRTLLQYAEEFPEAREALLAWYDLACKTDFSSFAEVQTVFTAASWVGPEYIVFNIKGNHFRLITTVDFTFKMFRVKAFMRHSQYDRWTP; encoded by the coding sequence GTGAATGTCCTCGCCAAGCGAACCCTGCTCCAGTACGCCGAGGAATTCCCGGAAGCCCGTGAGGCCCTGCTCGCCTGGTACGACCTTGCCTGCAAAACAGACTTCAGCTCTTTCGCAGAGGTCCAGACCGTATTCACGGCCGCCAGCTGGGTCGGTCCCGAGTACATCGTGTTCAACATCAAGGGCAATCACTTCCGGCTGATCACGACCGTGGACTTCACCTTCAAGATGTTCCGCGTCAAGGCGTTCATGCGTCACAGCCAGTACGACCGGTGGACTCCATGA
- a CDS encoding Ig-like domain-containing protein yields the protein MRTVLKSTLALTTLTVALASCGQRADTPIPTATGPLVKVELTASALGQKGQGLGALGLTNDAPNRHYDVTVRDSNGKVIAFNGTTYDPTGAGAKTLTLNSANNFQRLLLLPKGDYTFENKVKDDETSATLLAYGPATENTGTIDKNSSVIRLTSHAVYNAASSTLAPSLSMNELYTDTKFNLSLNLKTSTVNNGASATVPTSDIGPVTYTLGNATDGVLNGAGSKIGVNVTARGTDTDSELNVTATFQAWVQDAGTDTASFQTVSESFAKQIQTNVLTTDTVMPTLTFNAASASTGAALNLTGTVGDDQGVNKVRAYVDGNLVASNDPAEQGGTVAALTGDSQGNWTAAWTPTTDGGYSVVVIAEDTSGNETRVEQTITATTPPAPTYDFDAMPYDGSVRPFTLVNGQVSTVKVRFDGIGWLHLWMSLQNCTGACGGFTVTVTDPNGQTINPIIAAATYTEFPNQYAPGIYTVTVTSATDGVMDFEAHTH from the coding sequence ATGCGTACAGTTCTCAAAAGCACCCTCGCCCTGACGACCCTCACCGTAGCCCTGGCCTCCTGCGGCCAGCGCGCCGATACCCCTATCCCCACCGCAACGGGACCACTGGTGAAAGTCGAACTGACCGCATCGGCTCTCGGCCAGAAAGGACAGGGCCTCGGGGCGTTGGGCCTGACCAATGACGCTCCCAACCGTCATTACGACGTCACCGTCCGCGACAGCAACGGCAAGGTGATCGCGTTCAATGGCACCACCTACGACCCTACCGGCGCCGGCGCGAAGACCCTGACGCTCAACAGCGCCAACAACTTCCAACGTCTCCTGCTGCTGCCCAAGGGTGACTACACCTTCGAAAACAAGGTCAAGGACGACGAGACGAGCGCGACGCTGCTCGCCTACGGTCCCGCCACGGAGAACACCGGCACGATCGATAAGAACAGCAGCGTCATCCGCCTCACATCCCACGCCGTGTACAACGCAGCGTCAAGCACCCTCGCGCCTAGTCTGAGCATGAATGAGCTGTACACCGACACGAAGTTCAACCTCAGCCTCAACCTGAAAACGTCCACCGTGAATAATGGTGCGTCTGCCACCGTCCCCACCAGCGACATCGGCCCTGTCACCTACACCCTGGGCAACGCCACCGACGGCGTACTCAACGGTGCAGGCAGCAAGATCGGTGTCAACGTCACCGCGCGCGGCACCGACACTGACAGCGAACTGAACGTCACCGCCACCTTCCAGGCCTGGGTGCAAGACGCGGGCACGGACACCGCCAGCTTCCAGACGGTCAGCGAAAGCTTCGCCAAGCAGATTCAGACGAATGTTCTGACCACTGATACCGTCATGCCCACATTGACCTTCAATGCGGCCTCTGCCTCGACTGGCGCCGCTCTGAACCTGACTGGTACCGTCGGGGACGATCAGGGCGTGAACAAGGTCCGTGCTTACGTGGACGGCAACCTCGTGGCAAGCAATGACCCGGCCGAGCAGGGGGGAACTGTCGCGGCTCTGACCGGCGACTCTCAGGGAAATTGGACGGCCGCCTGGACACCTACCACGGACGGTGGCTACAGCGTCGTGGTGATCGCTGAAGACACCAGCGGTAACGAAACCCGGGTCGAGCAGACCATCACGGCCACGACTCCGCCCGCACCCACGTACGATTTCGACGCCATGCCATACGACGGGTCAGTCCGCCCCTTCACGCTTGTCAACGGGCAGGTCAGCACCGTCAAGGTCCGCTTTGACGGTATTGGTTGGCTGCACCTGTGGATGAGCCTGCAGAACTGCACAGGCGCCTGTGGGGGCTTCACCGTCACAGTGACCGATCCGAATGGTCAGACCATCAACCCCATTATAGCCGCCGCAACTTACACGGAATTCCCGAATCAGTACGCTCCTGGGATCTACACCGTTACGGTCACGTCTGCCACGGACGGCGTGATGGACTTCGAGGCCCACACTCACTAA
- a CDS encoding helix-turn-helix transcriptional regulator: MNRRAEVLHEQWVQEGSPGLGDLPDWAQAAHHVLLARRAAPDGLSPRKAQILGLVRAGKNREQIAESTGLSVNTVKSHINSLCNRFKARNMRELREVVE; the protein is encoded by the coding sequence GTGAACCGCCGCGCGGAGGTCCTGCACGAGCAGTGGGTGCAGGAGGGCAGCCCCGGCCTGGGTGACCTGCCGGACTGGGCGCAGGCGGCGCATCACGTCCTCCTGGCCCGCCGCGCCGCGCCGGACGGCCTGTCGCCCCGGAAGGCGCAGATCCTGGGCCTGGTCCGGGCCGGGAAGAACCGCGAGCAGATCGCGGAGAGCACCGGCCTGAGCGTGAACACCGTCAAGAGCCACATCAACTCCCTCTGCAACCGATTCAAGGCGCGCAACATGCGCGAACTGCGCGAGGTGGTCGAATGA
- a CDS encoding type II toxin-antitoxin system PemK/MazF family toxin encodes MKRGDIYLVNFDPSVPGEPARTRPAVLITNDLANETLPHLVVAPITSNVQRVYPFDVLLPAGTCGLSETSRVQLNYVRGLNRTRLTRYVGSVTREQRTELDSKLKTHLGLT; translated from the coding sequence GTGAAACGCGGCGACATCTACCTCGTCAACTTCGACCCCAGCGTCCCCGGCGAACCCGCCCGCACCCGCCCCGCCGTGCTCATCACCAACGACCTCGCCAACGAGACCCTCCCCCACCTCGTCGTCGCGCCCATCACCAGCAACGTCCAGCGCGTCTACCCCTTCGACGTGTTGCTCCCCGCCGGCACCTGCGGCCTGAGCGAAACGAGTCGCGTGCAACTGAACTACGTGCGCGGCCTCAACCGCACCCGCCTGACCCGCTACGTCGGCAGCGTCACCCGCGAACAACGAACTGAGCTGGACAGCAAACTCAAGACGCACCTCGGCCTGACCTGA